One Nocardia huaxiensis genomic window, CGAAGCGGGCCACGCCGCGTGGGCGGTCGCGCAGCCCGGCAAGGGCGAGGCGGGCGAAGTGCAGCGCCTGCGGCGTTTCGGGCAGGGCGTCGTAGGGCGGGCTGATTCCCACCCGGATGCGGTGGGCACGTAATGCCTTGAGCGCAGCCGATTCTCGGGGTTCGGGCAGGGAGAGGACGCCGATCTGCTGGTCGGGGAGTAGTCGCCAGGCGGAGGTGATTTGTGCTGCGCGTAAGGCGATTTCGATGCCGGGCAGGGCCTCGCGGCCGGTGGTGGGGGCTTCAGCGGCGACGACGACGTAGCGGCCGGTGGGTGGCAGGCCGAGGATTCGGGTGGCTTCGCCGAGTGTGGTGGGGTCGGCGATCATGCCGGTGAACAGGGCTTCGACCAGTACCGAGCGTTCGTGTTCGCGTTGCAGGACCAGTTCTGTGGTGGTCTCGCGGTAGGCGGTGGCGACCGCGACGGCATATTCGCCCGACAGTGCCCATACCTCGGCGGCGAGAGAGACGAGCATGGCATCGGTGACCTCAGGGTGCTGCCGGGAAGCGGAAACCAGTTCGGACCACAGGAATTCGAAGCCGATGCGGAAAGCGTGCAAGGTCTCGGCGAGGGGTACGCCCTGCTGCGCGCGTAGTCGTCCGGTCTCCTTCGGTGGTTCCGGGTCGACGGGTGCGGTGGTGGTGAAGTGCCGCAGCATCAGCGTGAGATTGCGAGTGCAGGAGGTCTGAATGGTGTCGAAGGGGACTTGTGCCTTGTTGCGGTAGGTCTCGAGTTCGACCAGGAAACGCTGGGCCAGCCGCAGGCCGAGGTCGTCGATGTTCTCCAGGAGCAGATCGGCCACGTCGACGATGGCGTCCGGCGGCGTTGGTCGAGGCATTACCGCAGGTTACCGGTTCGCCATTGTCGCCGAGGACAGTCGCCGTGCCGGTGATATTGTTCGCGCATCCATGGGATCGCGGTCACAGGGGTGCGACGATTTTCGGCGAAGTTCTCGCCTTATCGGAAAGTTGACGATGCGCTCCCTGACCGTGAATCTGCTCCAGTCGGCCCTGCGTGCACCGGACCGGGTCGCGGTGCGGCTGGACGAGACGGTCCTGACCTACGCGCAGCTCGAGGAGCAGACCGCCCGGGTTGCCTCGATGCTGTTCAACGAGGGTGTGACCCCCGGTTGCCGGGTGGCGTTGATGGTGCCCAACGTGCCAGAGTTCGTTGTCCTCTACTACGGCATTCTGCGGGCGGGATGCGTTGTGGTGCCGATGAATCCGCTGTTGAAGGCACGCGAAGTCGCCTACTACCTGGACGACTCCGGTGCCCGGTTGCTGTTCGACTGGAAGGACGGCCCCGGGGAGGGTGCGCAAGGCGCGGCCGAAACCGGCACCGTGGTCCGGACGATTGATTCAGTGTCGTTCGCCACCCTGCTCAGCCAGCACGTGCCGCGTCATGGCAGCCCGGACGTGGAGCTCGATCAGGTCGCGGTGATCCTGTACACCTCGGGGACAACCGGCCAGCCCAAGGGCGCGGCGTTGACACTGGCCGGGCTCGCGCACAACGCGGAGGTGTACGCCTCGACCGTGCAGGAATTGCGTTCCGACGATGCGATCCTCGGCTGTCTTCCACTGTTCCACACCTTCGGACAAACCTGCGCGCTCAATGCCGCGATCTACAGCGGTGCCGCACTGACCCTGATTCCGCGCTTCGAGCCGGCCGCGGTCTTCGAAGCGATTGCCCGCGACCAGGTCACCGTCTTCGCCGGAGTGCCGACCATGTACTCCGCGCTGCTGCACGACGCGGGTGCAGCAGCAGCGGATGTTACGTCGTTGCGGCGCTGCGTATCCGGTGGCGCGTCTCTGCCGGTGGAGTTGCTCACCGCGTTCGAGCACAGGTTCGGCTGCGAGATTCTGGAGGGCTACGGCCTGTCGGAGACCAGCCCCGTGGTCACGTTCAACCACACCGGACGACCGCGTAAACCCGGCTCGATCGGGGTGCCGATCCGGGATGTCGAGGTCGAGCTGGTGGATGTGATCGACGGGATCGGTGAGATCGCGGTCCGGGGCCCGAATGTCATGTCCGGCTATTGGAATCGCCCCGAGGCGACCGAGGCCGCGATCTCTGACGGCTGGTTCCGCACCGGCGATCTGGCCCGCCGCGACGACGACGGCTACTACTACATCGTCGATCGCAAGAAGGACATGATCATTCGCGGCGGATACAACGTCTACCCCCGCGAGATCGAGGAACTGCTCTACGAACACCCCGACGTCACCGCGGCCGCCGTCTTCGGCATCGCCGACGATCATCTCGGGGAGGAGATCGTCGCCGCGATCGTGCTGTGCCCGGGGTCGAACACGACCGGCGAGGAACTCCAGAGTTTCGTGCGCGACCGCATTGCCGCCTACAAATACCCGCGCCAGGTGTGGCTGCTCGACGCATTGCCCACGGGCCCGAGCGGCAAGATCCTCAAACGCGCCATCGCCCGGCCGTGAAACACGCTGCCGCCTTCCCTATTTCATTCCTCGACATCGCAGGAGCACCTCGAATGGCCACCTTCACCAGCAGCGACGGCACCATCATCCATGTCCGGGAATGGCTGCCGACCGACCGGGAACCGATCGGGATCGTGCAGATCGCGCACGGGATGGGCGAATACGCCGCCCGCTACAGCCATCTGGCCGAAAGACTCGCCGAGCACGGCTACGCCGTCTACGCCCCCGATCATCGCGGGCACGGCCACAGCGTCGCCGCCAGGCCCGGCGACCTCGGGGCCAACGGGTGGAATCTGCTGGTCGAAGATCTCGTGCACCTGACCGGGCTGTTGCGCGCCACGCACCCCGGCGTCCCGGTCGTGCTGTTCGGGCACAGCCTCGGATCCTTCGCCGTCCAGCAGTACATTCTCGAGCACTCGGGCCTGGTCGACGACGTCGTGCTGTGCGGAACCACCGCCGTCGACCAGCTTTTCGCATTGATCGCGGCGGCTGACGGAGATCTGTTCGGACTGTTCAACGCTCGCTTCCAGCCCACCCGCACGCCTTCCGACTGGATCAGTCGCGATGAAGCGCAGGTCGACGCGTATGTGGCGCATCCCTGGTGCGGCTTCGAGATCGACCCGGAGAACATGGCCCTGCTGGCTTCGGTTGCCGCCGAACGGCTTTCGAAGCCGACAACCGTTCCCGGCGATCTGCCCCTCTACGTGATGGTGGGCGATCAGGATCCGCTCAACGACGGTCTGCGGTTGAGCGATCTGCTGGTCAGGCGATACCGCGACGCCGGGCTGACCGATATCACCTACCGGGTTTACCCGGGTGCTCGGCACGAGATCCTCAACGAGACCAACCGCGATGAGGTGGAGGATGACTTGATCGCCTGGATATCCCGCACTGCCGAATAGTTCGTAACTCTCAGCCGCCCTGCGTATTCCGGTGCGGCAATGGCGGGATCGGCTGGGCGAGTTGGTTATTCATCGCATCCGTCAGCTCGGTCAGGAAGTTCTCGAACTGCTGTAGCTGCGCAGCGGAGTAGCGGCCCATGACAGCGGCGACCTCCTCGCCGAGTGGACGAAAGAACTCGTCGGCGAGGTCGTGGACTCTCGTACTGCCGCGCAAGGTGACGATGCGCCGGTCGCTGTGCTCGCGCGTGCGCAGCACATGGCCGGCCTTTTCGAGCCGGTTCAGCAGCGCCGTGGTGGCGGGCTGCGACAGCGCAATGCGTTCACTCAGGCGGGCGGGCGACAGTGCCGCGCCGCGTTCTTCGGCGCCGAGGATCTCGATGAGCGCCTCGGCGTCGGTGGAGTGCAGGCCCAGCCAGGCCGCGAATCGGCGGCTGAACTCCCGATAGTTCGCGCCATGGGCGCGCAGTCCTTCGGTCAGCTGATCCTGCTGAGCCCGAGTAGCCGGGTGGTTCATCGGCCCTTGCCCACCTTTCTCGCACCGGAGTGGCATCGGCGACACCGTTTGACAACCTACTCCGACCGAATGTACTTTCACAATGGAATGATTCCATCATGGAAGGAAATGTTCGGTGGATGAGACGAAAACGGTCGAACCGGAGGTGAAGGCATCGCTGCTGCGTTGGCTCGGCTTGCTTGCCATCGCCCTCGGCGTCGCGCTGATCGTGGTCGACACCACGATCGTGAACGTGATCATTCCGTCGATCATCGAGGACCTGAACACGGGTTCTACTGAGGCGCAATGGATTCAGGAGTCCTACGCGATCGTGTTCGCGGCGCTGCTGCTGGTGGTCGGTCGCATCGCCGACATCATCGGCGCGCGGCGGGTTTTCGTCGCCGGTGTCGTCGTGTTCGGTGTGACCAGCATCCTGGCCGGGCTCGCGCCCGGTGGCGGTCTGCTCGTGGTCGCGCGGTTCTTGCAGGGCGCGGGTGCGGCGATGATCCTGCCGACCTCGTTGGCGCTACTCAATGCCACGTTCACGGGTAAGGCTCGTGGTCAGGCGTTCGCCGTGTGGGGTTCCACCATCGGCGCGGCCGCCGCGCTGGGCCCGCTGCTGGGTGGCTGGCTGGCCGAACATGTCTCGTGGCGTTGGGCTTTCGGCATCAACGTGCCGCTGGCCGTGGTGATCGTGATCGGTGTGCTGATGTGCATCGAGCGTTCGCCGCGCGGGTCGGGACGTCTGGACATCGTCGGTTCGGTGCTGTCGGTGCTCGGTCTGGGCCTGCTGGCCTTCGGTCTGGTCGAGGGGCGTACCTATGGCTGGATCACCACGAAGAACGCGCTGGAAATCGGTGGCTTCCGCTGGGACAGCGGACCGTCTCCGGTGCTGGTCGCGCTGATGCTGGCCGTGGTGACGCTGGCCGGTTTCCTCGGCCGTCAGGTGCTGTTGCGCCGTGGCCGTGACGCCGACAAGGCGCTGATGGACCTGAGCCTGTTCAAGCTGGCCTCGTTCCGCAATGGCAATATCGCCACGCTGATCATCGGGCTCGGCGAGTTCGGCATCGTCGCGGTGCTGCCGCTGTGGCTGCAGTTCACTCTCGGCTACAGCGCGGTGCAGTCGGGTCTGGCATTGGTGCCGATCGCCATCGGTAGCTTCATCGCCAGCGGCGCCAGCTTCGGTCTGGCCGACAAGAATGTCTCGCCGGTGAACCTGGTCCGCCTCGGCCTGGCCTTCGAGGTCGTCGGCCTGGGTATGCTCGCGCTGTTCGCCTCCCCGGACAACTCGTGGTGGGCACTGGCGCTGATCCTGTGCCTGTACGGCATCGGCGTCGGTTTCGCGACCGCTCAGGTCACCAATGTGGTGCTGGCCGACATCCCGGACAACGACAACGGGCAGGCGTCCGGTATCCAGAGCGCCTTCCGTCAACTCGGTTCCGCGCTCGGGATCGCGGTCCTGACCACGGTGTTCTTCACGGCGCTTGGGTCGCAGGTCACCGACCGTCTCACCGCGGACGGTATGGCCACCGTCCAAGCCGAGCAGCACGCGCACGCGATCACCGACAGCGCGGGCGCGGCGATCGAAGGCTACGCGGCCCAGCCGCAGACCGAGCAGATCGCCGAGGTCGGCCGGACCGCGATGACCGCCGGCGTCGAGCTGGGTGGGTACCTCGCAGCGGGATTCGTCCTGCTGGGCCTGATCGCCACCGCCCTGATCCCGAAAACGACGGCACGCGAAGGCGAACCGACCAGGGCAGCGGTCGCGCACGTCTGATCGACAGCGATCCCCGGCCCGCCCATCCATTGGGGCGAGCCGGGGATCTCGAAGGGGAGGTGCTGGCTCACTGCATCTCTATGTGATGGCCCACCGGTCTGAGGTGTGATGGCGAGGCAACCTTTGCCATTCTGACAAGTCCGTATCTGTGGGCTGAGGCGGCGGCGCGGGACGTGCCGATTCTGCTGTCCATCGGCTACGCGTCTTGCCGCTGGTGCCATGTGATGGTTAAGGTTGCTAGCCGTATTTAGGCAGGTAGAACGCCTGTTTTGGGCTAATTAGATGGCAACCGTCGTGGTGGTAGGGCGCGCAGGGCTGTGCCGAGTTCGAGGATGGCTCGGGGGTCTGCGAGGGAGCGGCCGGTGTCAGCGGCGGAGCCGTTCGAGCATCTGCGCTACAACAGGGTCCTGGTGGCCGCGATGCTGTCGGTTCCCGTGCTGCGCATTGCGAATCGGGTGTAGTAGCTGCATCCGGAAGTGAACCTCACCGGCTTCCGCACCACCCGTATCGGACAGCTACTGGGCTGACTCACGCGATAACGCGAACCGCTCGCCCCGCGCAGGTGGGGCGAGCGGTGACGTCGATCAGCGCATATCCACCGTGTGGGGAAGATCGGCGACTGATGTCCCGACCTGAAGAGTGAACACGCCGGGCTCGATCGTCCAGCCCTTGGGAGTCCAGTGCTCGAAAGCGCGTCGGGACAAAGCGATGTCGATGGTGCGGGTCTGCCCGGGCTCCAGTGTGACGGCCGTGAATCCGGCGAGCCACCGCACCGGCCGATCGATCGCGCTCTCCGCCCGGGACAGGTATGCCTGATACACCTGTTTTCCGGTGCGGTCGCCGGTATTGGCGACGGTGAGGCGCGCCGTGCGCTCCGAGACGGTCAGATCCTCGGAAGACCAGGTGGTGTAACCGAGTCCGTGCCCGAAAGGGTAGGCGGGTTCGGCCCCGGCCCGCAGCCAGGCGCGGTAGCCGATGTGAATGTCCTCGGTGTACTCGAGGACGCCGTGCTCCGGTGTGGTGTCCAGTACCGGGACGTCGGCGATGGTCCGGGGCCACGTGGTGGGCAGTCGCCCGCCCGGTTCGACCACGCCGGTGAGCACATTCGCCAGCGCGTCGCCGAACTCCTGTCCCGGGAACCAGGTCAGCAGAACCGCTGCGACGTCGTCACGCCACGGCATCTCCACCGGCGCACCGGAATTGACGACGATGACCGTACGCGGATTGACGGCGGCCACTGCGGCGACGAGTTCGTCCTGGCGGTCGGGCAGGCGCAACGAGGTGCGGTCGGAGCCCTCGCTCTCGATCTTCTCGCTGGTGCCGACCACGACTACCGCCACCTCGGCCGCGCGGGCCAATTCGACTGCTGCCGCGAACTCTTCGTCCTTGGGACGTTGTGGCCGGGCGATGCCCAGCAGCACGGCCAGCAGGACGCCGAGTCCCGGCATGGCCTCCGGCACGGCGATCGTGACGCGCACGTCGACCACTTGACCGGCGGTCAGGGTGCGAGTCACGGACCGCTGCGGCGGTTCCATCAGCGCCGCGACCGGATCGCCCGCCTCGTCGACGACATCCTCGTCCAGCACCGTGACCCCGTCGACGTCGAGCCGGACCGGACCGGTGCCGCCGAAGCCGATCTGCCAGTCGCCCGCAGTATCGGCGCGCACCAGCCCGTGCAGTTCCATATGTGTTGCACGCGCAGCTATTTCGTCACCAAGCAGCACGACATGGGCGGTGCTGCTGTGCCGGGCACCG contains:
- a CDS encoding alpha/beta fold hydrolase produces the protein MATFTSSDGTIIHVREWLPTDREPIGIVQIAHGMGEYAARYSHLAERLAEHGYAVYAPDHRGHGHSVAARPGDLGANGWNLLVEDLVHLTGLLRATHPGVPVVLFGHSLGSFAVQQYILEHSGLVDDVVLCGTTAVDQLFALIAAADGDLFGLFNARFQPTRTPSDWISRDEAQVDAYVAHPWCGFEIDPENMALLASVAAERLSKPTTVPGDLPLYVMVGDQDPLNDGLRLSDLLVRRYRDAGLTDITYRVYPGARHEILNETNRDEVEDDLIAWISRTAE
- a CDS encoding PucR family transcriptional regulator — its product is MPRPTPPDAIVDVADLLLENIDDLGLRLAQRFLVELETYRNKAQVPFDTIQTSCTRNLTLMLRHFTTTAPVDPEPPKETGRLRAQQGVPLAETLHAFRIGFEFLWSELVSASRQHPEVTDAMLVSLAAEVWALSGEYAVAVATAYRETTTELVLQREHERSVLVEALFTGMIADPTTLGEATRILGLPPTGRYVVVAAEAPTTGREALPGIEIALRAAQITSAWRLLPDQQIGVLSLPEPRESAALKALRAHRIRVGISPPYDALPETPQALHFARLALAGLRDRPRGVARFDDDPLAMLIAAAPVEAERMTRISLGPLLALPHEERERLLQTLRTWYDSNGSAADTGRQLFLHPNSVRYRLRRIEEVTGRSLTDPRAILELGAALRALPPRRSPSQ
- a CDS encoding MarR family winged helix-turn-helix transcriptional regulator, whose protein sequence is MNHPATRAQQDQLTEGLRAHGANYREFSRRFAAWLGLHSTDAEALIEILGAEERGAALSPARLSERIALSQPATTALLNRLEKAGHVLRTREHSDRRIVTLRGSTRVHDLADEFFRPLGEEVAAVMGRYSAAQLQQFENFLTELTDAMNNQLAQPIPPLPHRNTQGG
- a CDS encoding MFS transporter yields the protein MDETKTVEPEVKASLLRWLGLLAIALGVALIVVDTTIVNVIIPSIIEDLNTGSTEAQWIQESYAIVFAALLLVVGRIADIIGARRVFVAGVVVFGVTSILAGLAPGGGLLVVARFLQGAGAAMILPTSLALLNATFTGKARGQAFAVWGSTIGAAAALGPLLGGWLAEHVSWRWAFGINVPLAVVIVIGVLMCIERSPRGSGRLDIVGSVLSVLGLGLLAFGLVEGRTYGWITTKNALEIGGFRWDSGPSPVLVALMLAVVTLAGFLGRQVLLRRGRDADKALMDLSLFKLASFRNGNIATLIIGLGEFGIVAVLPLWLQFTLGYSAVQSGLALVPIAIGSFIASGASFGLADKNVSPVNLVRLGLAFEVVGLGMLALFASPDNSWWALALILCLYGIGVGFATAQVTNVVLADIPDNDNGQASGIQSAFRQLGSALGIAVLTTVFFTALGSQVTDRLTADGMATVQAEQHAHAITDSAGAAIEGYAAQPQTEQIAEVGRTAMTAGVELGGYLAAGFVLLGLIATALIPKTTAREGEPTRAAVAHV
- a CDS encoding long-chain-fatty-acid--CoA ligase codes for the protein MRSLTVNLLQSALRAPDRVAVRLDETVLTYAQLEEQTARVASMLFNEGVTPGCRVALMVPNVPEFVVLYYGILRAGCVVVPMNPLLKAREVAYYLDDSGARLLFDWKDGPGEGAQGAAETGTVVRTIDSVSFATLLSQHVPRHGSPDVELDQVAVILYTSGTTGQPKGAALTLAGLAHNAEVYASTVQELRSDDAILGCLPLFHTFGQTCALNAAIYSGAALTLIPRFEPAAVFEAIARDQVTVFAGVPTMYSALLHDAGAAAADVTSLRRCVSGGASLPVELLTAFEHRFGCEILEGYGLSETSPVVTFNHTGRPRKPGSIGVPIRDVEVELVDVIDGIGEIAVRGPNVMSGYWNRPEATEAAISDGWFRTGDLARRDDDGYYYIVDRKKDMIIRGGYNVYPREIEELLYEHPDVTAAAVFGIADDHLGEEIVAAIVLCPGSNTTGEELQSFVRDRIAAYKYPRQVWLLDALPTGPSGKILKRAIARP